A portion of the Glycine max cultivar Williams 82 chromosome 10, Glycine_max_v4.0, whole genome shotgun sequence genome contains these proteins:
- the LOC100780603 gene encoding uncharacterized protein has protein sequence MQCEFPDEDIMVVLQEEETPKEGKWIMLFDGASNVLGHEIGAILISPEKQYIPIITSLCFEYTSNVAKYEVCTLGLQATVESKVKKLKVYGDSTLVINQLNGEWETQDAKLIPYQTYIKELMKQFEEISFDHIIQENNQLVDALATLSFMFALSEDEDMPHTKIQCCGKPAYCHLVEEELDGKPWYYDIKKYIKSREYSPSDLENDKRTLRRLLMNFFLN, from the coding sequence ATGCAGTGTGAATTCCCCGACGAAGACATTATGGTGGTGCTTCAGGAGGAAGAAAcaccaaaagaaggaaaatggaTCATGTTGTTTGATGGAGCATCCAACGTACTAGGGCACGAGATTGGAGCTATTTTAATTTCCCCAGAAAAACAATACATCCCAATCATAACAAGCTTGTGCTTTGAATATACAAGTAATGTGGCAAAGTATGAAGTATGTACTTTGGGGCTTCAGGCAACCGTAGaatcaaaagttaaaaaactTAAAGTCTATGGTGACTCGACCTTGGTCATTAACCAATTGAATGGTGAATGGGAAACTCAAGATGCCAAGCTAATTCCTTATCAGACTTACATTAAGGAATTGATGAAGCAATTTGAGGAAATTTCTTTTGATCATATCATTCAGGAAAATAATCAGTTGGTGGATGCATTAGCCACCTTGTCCTTTATGTTTGCATTGAGCGAGGATGAAGACATGCCACACACAAAGATCCAATGTTGTGGAAAACCAGCATATTGTCATTTGGTAGAGGAAGAGTTAGATGGAAAACCGTGGTACTATGACATCAAGAAATATATCAAAAGTCGAGAATATTCACCAAGTGATTTAGAGAATGATAAGAGAACCTTGAGAAGGTTATTAAtgaatttctttttgaattga